The following are encoded together in the Adhaeribacter arboris genome:
- a CDS encoding choice-of-anchor tandem repeat GloVer-containing protein gives MTYQGGANNYGTIFKMTPTGTVTILLSFIYNITGSNPQGSLVLGRDGNFYGMTRNSGASAYGTIFKVTPNGAFTLLRNLNGAIDGRNPSGNLVQGTDGNFYGMTETGGRNNYGTIFKISSAGSFTILKHLDNTIGSYPKGSLVEGADGNFYGMAYQGGTNNYGTIFRITPKGVFTVRRHLDLSTTGGRPYGSLVKATNGNFYGMTYQGGTNGYGTIFRMTPSGTFTVLRNLSYTSDGANPQGDLTQGTDGNFYGLTYTGGTNSYGTIFKMTPGGTYTVLRNLDYTNDGRNPQGSLVQGSDGSFYAMTPAGGLGNRGTIFKVTPAGAYSILVHFPEAAKGQTPLGSLIQASNGNFYGLTSTGGTYNYGTIFKLCDGAYSTVYSLNSGTSGSSPQGSLLQGTDGNFYGLTYNGGANGYGTIFKVTPGGTYTALRNLNYTTDGGNPTGTLIQSAGNFYGMTSRGGANSYGTIFKISSGGSFTVLKHLDNTKTGSYPNGSLVQGADGNFYGTTYQGGANNYGTIFKITPSGTLTVLRNFDNINDGRYPLSTLVKGIDNNFYGTSQQGGLFNSGTIFKITPGGTFTVLHNLDYVNDGGQPKGSLVQGSDGSFYGLTPEGGFFNSGTIFKISSSGSFSVLRHLNQNTDGGKPFGSLIVRKANPVANAQSVTTTEETAKPITLTGSASGTPLIYSIVTPPANGTLTGSGANRTYKPKANFSGKDSFTFKAVWGCQESAVKTVSITVTNVNDAPILAAIGDKNATLGTPLKFTATATDPDAGQTKTFSLIGAPAGASINASSGAFTWTPTAADSYLFKVRVTDNGTPVLFDEEVVTVTVTAGIVRLNRQMSTGTMSETTQQIRLYPNPVTDQFTVSLPEPATEISTSIRTATGAEVMLNGHQVITPNKLQVNVEQLKAGMYLFHLQLDHKKQVLKFIKQ, from the coding sequence ATGACCTATCAAGGTGGAGCTAATAATTACGGTACCATTTTTAAAATGACTCCCACCGGCACAGTAACAATCTTGCTTAGCTTTATTTATAATATTACAGGTAGTAACCCTCAAGGCAGCTTGGTACTAGGCCGGGACGGCAATTTTTACGGCATGACAAGAAACTCCGGAGCTAGTGCCTATGGCACTATCTTTAAAGTAACCCCGAACGGAGCTTTCACCTTGTTACGTAATTTAAATGGCGCTATTGATGGCCGGAACCCATCAGGTAATCTGGTACAAGGTACTGATGGCAACTTCTACGGCATGACGGAAACCGGTGGGCGGAACAATTATGGCACTATCTTCAAAATATCTTCCGCAGGCTCCTTTACTATATTAAAGCACTTAGATAATACTATTGGCAGTTATCCGAAAGGGAGCCTGGTAGAAGGTGCCGATGGCAACTTCTACGGCATGGCGTACCAAGGTGGCACGAACAACTACGGCACCATTTTCCGGATAACTCCGAAAGGTGTATTTACCGTCCGGCGGCATTTAGATCTTAGCACTACGGGAGGCCGGCCTTATGGTAGTTTGGTTAAAGCTACTAACGGGAATTTTTACGGCATGACGTACCAAGGTGGAACAAATGGCTACGGCACTATTTTCCGGATGACACCAAGCGGGACTTTCACTGTGTTGCGTAATTTAAGCTATACCAGTGATGGCGCTAATCCGCAGGGTGATTTAACCCAAGGTACCGATGGTAATTTTTACGGTTTAACGTATACGGGTGGCACTAATAGTTATGGTACCATTTTTAAAATGACTCCCGGAGGTACGTATACTGTGCTGCGTAATTTAGATTACACTAACGATGGACGTAATCCGCAAGGTAGTTTGGTCCAAGGTTCAGACGGTAGCTTCTACGCCATGACTCCTGCCGGTGGGCTTGGCAATCGGGGTACTATCTTTAAAGTTACTCCCGCCGGGGCTTATTCCATACTCGTTCATTTTCCCGAAGCTGCTAAAGGCCAAACGCCTCTAGGTAGTCTAATACAAGCGAGTAACGGCAATTTCTATGGTTTAACTTCCACTGGAGGCACATATAATTATGGTACTATTTTTAAATTATGCGATGGCGCTTACTCCACTGTATACTCCCTAAACTCAGGCACAAGCGGTAGTAGTCCGCAGGGCAGCCTGTTACAAGGTACCGACGGCAATTTTTACGGCCTGACTTATAATGGCGGTGCCAATGGTTATGGTACTATTTTTAAAGTAACTCCAGGCGGTACGTACACAGCATTACGTAATTTAAATTATACTACGGATGGCGGTAATCCAACAGGTACTTTAATACAAAGTGCCGGCAACTTCTACGGCATGACAAGTAGAGGGGGAGCGAATAGCTACGGCACTATCTTCAAAATATCTTCCGGAGGCTCCTTTACTGTATTAAAACACTTAGATAATACAAAAACGGGTAGCTACCCGAACGGCAGCTTAGTACAAGGTGCCGACGGTAATTTTTACGGAACCACTTACCAGGGCGGCGCAAATAATTACGGTACTATTTTTAAAATAACTCCTAGCGGCACACTTACGGTACTACGCAATTTTGATAATATAAACGATGGCCGCTATCCCCTGAGCACTTTAGTGAAGGGCATAGACAACAATTTTTATGGCACAAGTCAACAGGGCGGATTATTTAATAGTGGCACCATTTTTAAAATAACGCCGGGCGGAACTTTTACAGTGCTACACAACTTGGATTACGTTAATGATGGTGGCCAACCTAAAGGTAGTTTGGTGCAAGGCAGTGATGGCAGTTTCTATGGTCTCACTCCAGAAGGCGGCTTCTTTAACAGTGGTACTATCTTTAAAATTAGTTCAAGCGGCTCATTCTCCGTTTTACGCCACTTAAATCAAAATACGGACGGTGGTAAACCCTTCGGTAGTTTGATTGTGCGCAAAGCTAATCCGGTAGCCAACGCGCAAAGTGTTACTACTACAGAAGAAACAGCTAAACCTATTACGCTTACTGGCTCGGCGAGCGGCACTCCTCTTATTTACAGCATTGTTACTCCCCCTGCCAATGGTACTTTAACCGGTTCGGGAGCCAACCGCACGTACAAGCCTAAAGCCAACTTTAGCGGCAAAGATTCTTTTACTTTTAAAGCAGTTTGGGGCTGCCAGGAGTCGGCCGTAAAAACGGTATCTATCACCGTAACGAATGTAAACGATGCCCCAATTTTAGCGGCTATTGGGGATAAAAATGCTACTCTTGGTACTCCACTTAAATTTACGGCTACGGCTACCGACCCGGATGCCGGCCAAACCAAAACTTTTTCTTTAATTGGAGCGCCGGCGGGAGCCAGTATCAACGCTAGTTCCGGGGCTTTTACTTGGACCCCCACCGCCGCGGACAGTTATTTGTTTAAAGTGAGAGTAACGGATAATGGCACACCGGTTCTCTTCGACGAAGAAGTGGTCACTGTAACGGTAACAGCCGGTATTGTTCGCCTTAATCGCCAGATGTCAACAGGTACGATGTCGGAAACTACCCAACAAATTCGGCTGTACCCGAATCCGGTAACCGACCAATTTACCGTAAGTTTACCGGAACCCGCTACCGAAATCTCGACCTCTATTCGTACTGCAACAGGCGCCGAAGTGATGCTCAACGGCCACCAGGTAATCACCCCGAATAAACTACAGGTAAATGTGGAACAACTAAAAGCCGGTATGTATTTATTTCACCTGCAGCTAGACCATAAAAAGCAAGTGCTTAAGTTTATAAAACAATAA